The sequence below is a genomic window from Inquilinus sp. KBS0705.
CAGCATGGTTTGGAATTTCTTTGAAGGGTCTACAAATACCAGTGTTTGCGTTTCGGGCGGCTGCGGGTTACTTGTAAACTTTAAAGTTTCGGTTTGCGACAGGCGCTTGTTCGATCCTTTTTCGGTTACGTAAACCTTTACTGTTTTGTTGGCCGCATTGTATGGCGCGTGCCTGTCCTTTTGCATTTGGCCGAATGAGCTTGCCGCAAGGCAAACCAGGCATGTTACTAAATATCCTTTTTTCATGGTGAGACTGAAACAGGTTTAATTAAATTGGTTACTAAATGTAATTACATTATTTTACTTTATTGCCGGTACCCATCCACATTATAGCATCAATGATCAGCTTATCTTCTACCGGGTTACCCAGCGTGTGCGACAGGTCCTTATTGGTTTTGCCTTCATAGTCGATATCGTTATGGCCCATATTAAAGTATATCATTTTGTAATTGCGGTTGGTCCACACTACGGGGTAGTAACCGCTATGCCAAATCTCGTGCTGTTTGGGGCCTGTACCCAGCGGAAAGCTCGACGGATCAATAGATGCCAGTATTTTGATATCCGGGTTTTTGGTCAGGTCTTTTTCCCAGCGGTACCATTCGTTGGGCGATGCCTTAAAGGTTTCCGGCAGGTTTTTGGTTGCGGGATGGGTGCGATCCTCTACCTTTAAAATTGCCGATGTTGGCCGCCATGTATTGCTGCCATACTGCCCCGAGCCCAAAAACTCGTTATGGTACCAGTCCCAGTTAGCCTCAACCGCCGATGGCGTAAGCGCGAATGCCGCGAAATGGAAGCCCATCCAGCCGCCGCCAGCTTTCATATATTTTTCAAATGCTATGCGTTGCTGCGGATCT
It includes:
- a CDS encoding ThuA domain-containing protein — its product is MLNQYKTKALMLCLAFLCVINLAQAQKFKVIAFYTAKEDQAHISFVHEANKWFPEMAKKYNFGYDSTNNWSNLNEKFLADYKVVIFLDTRPEDPQQRIAFEKYMKAGGGWMGFHFAAFALTPSAVEANWDWYHNEFLGSGQYGSNTWRPTSAILKVEDRTHPATKNLPETFKASPNEWYRWEKDLTKNPDIKILASIDPSSFPLGTGPKQHEIWHSGYYPVVWTNRNYKMIYFNMGHNDIDYEGKTNKDLSHTLGNPVEDKLIIDAIMWMGTGNKVK